CGGTAGCGCAGGTGCAGACGCCCGTCCTGCTGCAGGGACTCGAGGTCCTCGGCGGTCATCTCGCCGAGCGCTCGGCCGTCGTCGAGCCGACCGAAGGGCGTGCCGTAGCCCTCGCGGTGTTCGTCGCGACCCTGCTCGGGCAGGGTCGAGCCGTTCAGCGCCAGCGCGCACTCGCCGCCGAAGCGCAGGTAGGCCGGCGCGCCGTCGGCGTCGACGACCTCCTCGAGCACACCCGAGACCTGCGTGCCGTTCGAGAACTCCACGGTGCCCAGCTCCGCGGCGGCGCGCATCATCTCCAGGGCCTCGACCCCGCCCCTGCGCTGGGCCAGGCCATCGGCGAACTCGTCGAGCACGGCGTTGAGGTGCTCGAAGTCCTCGGCCACGTACAGCTGCGGCTGCGGGCGGGTGATGTCGTAGTCCATCTCGGTGCAGGCCACGCTCAGCGGAATCTTCTCGACGTGCGGCTTCAGGCACGAGGTGCTCTCGCCCAGCGAGCTGAGCAGGCCGGCACCGTAGATCTTCGGGTCGTCGACCGAGCCCACGAGGCCGTACTCCACGGTCCACCAATGCAGACGTCCGAGCCGGGCCGCCTCGGTGGTCCAGGTCACGTTCGCCTGGGCCTCCTCCAGACGCTTCTGGGCCGCCTCGATCATCTCCGGCGTGCTGTCGCGGTCCTCCTTGACCTCGCTCAGGTTCCGGATCGCCAGGTAGACCTCGTGGTCCTGCTGCGAGGCGAAAGCCTTCGCGCCGATCTCTCCGAAACGGCGCAGGAACTCGCGGTAGGTCGGGTCGGGAACGATGGGCGCGTGACCGGCCGATTCGTGGATGATGTCCGGCGCCGGCGTATAGGCCAGGTTGCGGCGGCGGCGGATCGCCGCGGCGATGGTCATGATTCCGTGTGCCTGGAACTCCTGGAAGGCACGGGGCGGAATGAAACCGTCGACGACGACCGCCCCCCAGCCGAATTCCGACAGGCCGGCGTCCATTTCCTCGATCCGCGGGATCCGCTCGACCGAGATCCCCGTCTGGGCCAGTCCGTCCACGTAGGCCGGATGCGCGGTCTCCTTCAGGCGCGCGTAGGTCTGCAGCAGGACGAAGCGCCACACCGCCTGATCGATCTCGTCGTAGGCGCCGTAGTCCTGATCGACGACGAATTGCCGCAGATGGGCCGGAATGCGATCGCGCGTGGACGACATGGAGACCTCCCGCCGGAATCGGGGTTCTGGGCTGACGCAGGGGAACCGGCCGTGGTCACGGCCACCCTCCGAACATACAAGAAGCCCGGGTCCGCGACCAAGGCCGTGGGGGACCTCCCCCTGGCCAAGCCGGCGCGTCGGTGCTTCACTCGGACGAACCGACGTTTCCACCCCGAGGACGGCCGATGAGCTGGTTGAGGACCGACCCCGTCGTGTTGCTGGGAATGCACCGCAGCGGCACCACCATGCTGGCGCGGATGCTCGACCGCCTGGGCGTGTTCCTCGGCCACCGGCTCGAGTCGAACCACGAGGCCATTGCCGTGCTCGAACTGAACGACGAGGTCCTGGCCCGCGCGCACGCCGCGTGGGACCGCCCCCTGGGGATGCTGGACCTCCTCGGCCACGGGCCCAGCACCCAGGCCGTCGTCGATTCCATGCGGACGACTCTCGACACCTTCGGCTTTCGCCGCTCCTACCTGGGTGCGACACGGCTCGGCCGCGGCCTCGGACCGGGCCCGTGGGGCTTCAAGGACCCGAGAACCACCGTGACCTGGCCCCTGTGGCTCGAGATCGCACCCGACGCCCGGCTGGTGATGATGCGCCGGCACGGCGTCGACGTCGCCGCCAGCCTGTGGCGACGAGCGCGTGCACAGCTCGACGACGACGCCGCACGCTTCGCCGGCGACGCCCACATGGCCCGCTTCGCCTCGGTACGCTGTCTGGAACTCGATCGCGCCTTCGAACTGTGGGCCGAGACCGAAGAAGCCTTCGAGACACTGCGGACACGCCATCCCGACGCCGCAGTGTACGAACTGATCTACGAGGACCTCGTCACCGACCCACGCGCCGCTCTGAG
The Candidatus Krumholzibacteriia bacterium genome window above contains:
- a CDS encoding aromatic amino acid hydroxylase → MSSTRDRIPAHLRQFVVDQDYGAYDEIDQAVWRFVLLQTYARLKETAHPAYVDGLAQTGISVERIPRIEEMDAGLSEFGWGAVVVDGFIPPRAFQEFQAHGIMTIAAAIRRRRNLAYTPAPDIIHESAGHAPIVPDPTYREFLRRFGEIGAKAFASQQDHEVYLAIRNLSEVKEDRDSTPEMIEAAQKRLEEAQANVTWTTEAARLGRLHWWTVEYGLVGSVDDPKIYGAGLLSSLGESTSCLKPHVEKIPLSVACTEMDYDITRPQPQLYVAEDFEHLNAVLDEFADGLAQRRGGVEALEMMRAAAELGTVEFSNGTQVSGVLEEVVDADGAPAYLRFGGECALALNGSTLPEQGRDEHREGYGTPFGRLDDGRALGEMTAEDLESLQQDGRLHLRYRSGVEVEGRLTRTQCDESGRLRVFTLEEARARLGDRVLFAPDRGRYDVAVGEDVVSCFAGPADPDYHPATEFSHATAPRPKDNETAAEEGAVLHLYREALRLWENPHAPDLTDGFRRIEAELSEHPDEWLLRWNLLESLQKVDREPELQAKLREDLLAIEKSDPDGLPISTGLRYLEAVQ
- a CDS encoding sulfotransferase, with protein sequence MSWLRTDPVVLLGMHRSGTTMLARMLDRLGVFLGHRLESNHEAIAVLELNDEVLARAHAAWDRPLGMLDLLGHGPSTQAVVDSMRTTLDTFGFRRSYLGATRLGRGLGPGPWGFKDPRTTVTWPLWLEIAPDARLVMMRRHGVDVAASLWRRARAQLDDDAARFAGDAHMARFASVRCLELDRAFELWAETEEAFETLRTRHPDAAVYELIYEDLVTDPRAALSDVCEFLDVEVEPGDLEAAAGTADPSRALAHRDDPTLRDFAESVLTHPRLARWEAAR